GCGCCGCGCTGGCCCTGCCCGGCGTGCTGGCCGTCATGACCCACGAGAACGCGCCACGCGTGCCGGACGGTGGGCGCGCCGGCATGAAGCCACCGGCTGGCCGCACGCTGTTCCTGCTGCAGGACGACCAGGTCCATCATGATCGTCAGCCGATCGCGGTGGTGGTGGCCGAGACGCTGGAAGCCGCCCGCGAGGCAGCGCAGCGGGTCCAGGTGCGCTACGAGCCGGCGCCGGCCTGCCTGGACCCGGTCGCCGGCCGTGCCGCCGCGCATGCGCCCAAGGCGGTGCAAGGCCGCCCGGCGGACAGCCTGCGCGGCGATCTGCAGCTCGGCTGGCAGCAGGCCGTTCATCGGGTGGAGGCAAGCTATGCCACCCCGACCGAGCACCACAACCCGCTGGAGACGCATGCGACGCTTGCCGAGTGGCAAGGCGACCGGCTCGTCCTTCACGACACGACCCAGTACGTGCAGGGCGTGCGCGACAGCGTGGCACAGCGGCTCGGCCTGCCACCCGGGCAGGTGCAGGTGATCAACGCCTACGTGGGCGGCGCCTTCGGCTGCAAGGGCTCGGCGTGGTCCCACGTGGTGCTGGCTGCAATGGCGGCCCGCCAGGTGGGCCGGCCGGTGCGGCTGGTGCTCGAGCGCCCGCAGATGTTCGGCCCGGTGGGCCACCGCCCGGCCACCGAGCAGCGCTTGCGGCTGGGCGCCGACGCCGGCGGCCGGCTCACGGCGATCGAGCACCAGGTGCATGCCGAAACCGCCCGGGTCGAGGACTGGACCGAATCAGCCGCGTTGCTGACCCGCTCCCTCTATGCCTGCGAGCATGTGGGCACCTCGCATCGGCTCGTGCCGCTGGACATTGCGGTGCCCACCTTCATGCGCGCACCGGGGGAGTCCACCGGGAGCTTCGCGCTGGAATGCGCCATCGACGAGCTGGCCGTGGCCGCCGGCCTCGACCCGCTGGAGTTCCGCCTGCGCAACCATGCCGCTGAGGATGCCGACAAGGGCCTGCCGTACTCGAGCAAATCACTCGTCGCCTGCTATCGGCAGGCGGCCGAGCGCTTCGGCTGGCAGCGCCGGCCCCAGGCGCCCCGGCCATGGACCGATGGCGACTGGCAGGTGGGCTGGGGCATGGCGACCGCCACCTACCCTG
This genomic stretch from Eleftheria terrae harbors:
- a CDS encoding xanthine dehydrogenase family protein molybdopterin-binding subunit, whose amino-acid sequence is MNAESRPERAPATAVLGQPIDRVDGPLKVCGQAHYVGDLQRPGMAHAVLLLSSIARGRVAGLDSSAALALPGVLAVMTHENAPRVPDGGRAGMKPPAGRTLFLLQDDQVHHDRQPIAVVVAETLEAAREAAQRVQVRYEPAPACLDPVAGRAAAHAPKAVQGRPADSLRGDLQLGWQQAVHRVEASYATPTEHHNPLETHATLAEWQGDRLVLHDTTQYVQGVRDSVAQRLGLPPGQVQVINAYVGGAFGCKGSAWSHVVLAAMAARQVGRPVRLVLERPQMFGPVGHRPATEQRLRLGADAGGRLTAIEHQVHAETARVEDWTESAALLTRSLYACEHVGTSHRLVPLDIAVPTFMRAPGESTGSFALECAIDELAVAAGLDPLEFRLRNHAAEDADKGLPYSSKSLVACYRQAAERFGWQRRPQAPRPWTDGDWQVGWGMATATYPANRMPAEALARWEPNGRLRVQCASHDLGTGTYTVLTQVAADTLGLPPQRVTVEIGDSDLPRAPVSGGSMTVASVGSAVQAACLALRERLVALAVADADSPVYQLPHEQVALGGGRLQACGAAGRGEPVEALLARHGGRPLEARAQSRSAPADERHARQAFGAVFAEVRIDRTLGEIRVPRIVGAYAVGRLLNAKTGRSQLMGGIVWGVSMALHEHSLRDPRYGRIANANLAEYHLPVNADVADIEVIVVPEDDVHVNPLGAKGVGEIGITGVAAAVANAVWHATGKRVRELPIRVEHLL